One part of the Neodiprion virginianus isolate iyNeoVirg1 chromosome 3, iyNeoVirg1.1, whole genome shotgun sequence genome encodes these proteins:
- the LOC124301023 gene encoding meiosis-specific nuclear structural protein 1-like, translating into MRSRWYNDGAFDQHLAAVERDKNMRYRNALQDQLVVNETMRRQRTEEWHRERKIVEQISEVLRNEDVDTASEKKEKTARIQAEREAFFRAMKTWKSKEREALLDEFSRQAKIIAKKEAEEKNRAVVKAGKSDVREEIMERTARRMLDDETRRNEKEDIVNELFDEEWNSKVAMELKDAAARKEAVKRELLADMERQKVLVSESRAKSLAVDAAFGKYLVEQSEAADKKESEKSDERRRRGSETRCRSARKMYKKRFTPASLIVRLFFVQGLQYGRDLKTVRDEQRALHAEEVLLTQAIQRQDDQREVERLKEVSLERSKILYEHAPNLKGFLKAGTLRTEDLEYMKMQQCSSN; encoded by the coding sequence ATGAGGTCCCGATGGTACAACGACGGCGCGTTTGACCAGCACCTGGCTGCCGTTGAGCGCGATAAAAATATGAGGTATCGAAACGCGCTGCAGGATCAGCTCGTAGTGAACGAAACTATGCGGCGTCAGCGGACCGAGGAATGGCACAGAGAGCGTAAAATCGTCGAGCAGATAAGCGAGGTCCTTCGGAACGAGGACGTGGATACCGCATcggagaagaaggagaaaaccGCGAGGATCCAGGCAGAGAGGGAGGCCTTTTTTCGAGCGATGAAAACGTGGAAGTCCAAGGAGCGGGAGGCACTGCTGGATGAGTTCAGTCGGCAGGCTAAAATCATAGCGAAAAAAGAGGCCGAGGAGAAGAATCGAGCCGTTGTCAAAGCTGGCAAGTCAGACGTTAGAGAGGAAATTATGGAACGGACCGCCAGACGTATGTTGGATGATGAGACGAGGAGGAACGAGAAGGAGGATATTGTCAACGAGCTCTTTGACGAGGAGTGGAACAGCAAGGTTGCCATGGAGCTGAAGGATGCTGCGGCGAGAAAAGAGGCCGTCAAAAGAGAGCTGCTGGCTGACATGGAACGGCAAAAAGTACTAGTTTCCGAGAGCAGGGCGAAGTCTTTGGCCGTCGACGCAGCCTTCGGAAAGTACCTCGTCGAGCAGTCCGAGGCGGCGGATAAAAAGGAGAGTGAAAAATCGGACGAGCGTCGTCGAAGAGGTAGTGAAACACGGTGCAGGTCTGCCCGGAAGATGTATAAGAAACGTTTTACACCTGCTTCCCTGattgttcgattattttttgtccAAGGTCTTCAATATGGCCGGGATTTGAAGACGGTGCGAGATGAGCAGCGAGCACTTCACGCCGAAGAGGTACTCCTCACGCAGGCGATACAGAGACAGGATGATCAGCGGGAAGTTGAACGTCTGAAGGAGGTATCTTTGGAgcgttcgaaaattttgtacgAACACGCACCGAACTTGAAGGGATTCCTCAAGGCTGGAACCTTGCGAACGGAAGACCTGGAGTACATGAAAATGCAGCAGTGTAGCTCAAACTAG